From Alligator mississippiensis isolate rAllMis1 chromosome 1, rAllMis1, whole genome shotgun sequence:
agctgtggtccacccatgcgaatgaagtggggcacatgctgagtgctgaaccactgcgtatcatcctgaaccctgccaagccacttcctcgtgtcccacagtaccccatctcaaaggaagctgaggaagggatcaagcctgtcgtttcctcactccttgagcaagggattattgtcccaatacgctccccttgcaacacacctatcctacctgtcaaaaaacctggtaaagatacgtatcgctttatgcaagatcttcgagctgtaaatgccgctgtgttacccgctttccccgtggtccctaaccctgccactattctttcctgtatcccttcagatgctacatatttcacagtagtggatctttgttctgattttttctctatccccgttcataaggatagccagtatctgtttgcatttacttatcagggatttcaatatacctggacaagactccctcagggatatacagagtccccaaccctgttttcccagatcctaaaaaagatttggatcctatcacgttcaaaggggggtccacccttgttcagtacgttgatgatctattgttagcctcacccactttagaggcctgtgagcaagatactttgacactcctcacagctttagctcagaaaggccacaaggcctcaaaatctaaattgcagctctgcaagtctaaggtacattatttagggcatgatatctcagcaggagaatgacacctttcccctagtagagttgaagctatcctcaacattcccaaaactatgactagaaaacagatgaggggattcttaggtgcaacgggttattgtagacagtggatcctgggttatgctgctttcgcaaaacccttgcaagcattcactcatgataccaccccggaacccctcccttggactcctgaagccgaacaagcatttgtggcccttaagcaagccctcactcttgctcctgctcttggacttcctaattataagaaaccctttaccttgttttgtcatgaacgggaaggaatcgctttaggagtactcactcagctgcatggtgaaaagcatcgcccaattgcatattacagctctgcccttgatcccgtagctgcgggacttcctccttgcctccattcagttgcagctgctgccttgttggttgaaaaggcagattctctagttttgggacgctctttaaccgttgcagttccacatgctgtgatggcccttctgctcaagggcaaaactcagcacatttccaattcccgtcttactaaatatgagcaacttctactgtcagctgcaaatgtaaccttaaatcgctgttcaattctgaatcctgcgtcacttctgcctattgcctctgatggtgagcctcatgattgcctgtctatcacaactcaattgttaacccctcgaactgacctcaaggacattcctatcccgaactctgaccttgttttgtttgttgacggttcctgtcttagaaatgatgcaggcaaattagttgcgggatatgcagtatgcactcagtatgctgttttggaagcctattctttaccccaagctcgttctgctcaagttgctgaactcattgctttaacacgtgcttgcattcttgcaaaaaatcaaaccacaaccatttatactgactctaagtatgcttttggtgttgttcatgattttggacaaatctggaaacaaagagggttcctcacttcatcagggacccaaatcagtcatggttgttatgtaaaagcgctcttagaagctgttcaattgcctcttgctattgctattgttaaatgtaaagctcatgagaaaccctttgatgatgtcacacgaggaaatgatctggcagaccgttctgccagaaatgcggccctttctggcccacaggctcctaactctgtttttgtttgtttttcagcagaccagtctcctttggctagcctttcaagtctggcccttcttcaaaatcaggccccaaaaaaggaaataaatgactggctgcgtgcaggatgttcactgcaccccgactctctctggcgctccccggacggccacctggtggcgcctagagagcttttgccacatcttgctcgtttaacccactctgtggcccatacgagcaaaggaggaatgattgctacagtacaaagaaattggtttgccccaaattttccttccatggcgcaacagtactgtagctcctgtcccatctgcttagctcacaacattgggcaacgggtaaaaacgacacccgcagcccatccccctccatggggaccgtttgtaaatctgcaaattgattttgtgcagctacctaagtgctgttcttatgaatacattcttgttattattgatgtgttctctggatgggtggaagcctacccatgcgtacgtgctgattccatcactgtagcaaagaaattgctcaaagaattcatccctagatttggattgcccctcacaatagatagtgaccgtggcacccatttcacaggacagatagtaaaaaacatctgccaagcactcaacatacagcaacacctacactgtagttatcatccacagtcaagtgatgctgtagaacgtaaaaactctgatttaaaaacgcgcatttcgaagatttgtgctgaaacaggcctcaaatggcctgatgcactgcccattgctcttatgcacattagaaacactgttaacagaaaacatggcctaaccccttataaaatactcatggcacgacccatgaggatgccagctacaccacctgttgcccctcaccaaacagacctacaattaactaatgaaactgtactaaattattgcaaggcattaatgaagtatgccaagtctgttcattcacaggtccaagaagccttacctcaaccaccggatgttccctgtcacaacctcgaaccaggggattggatctacgtaaagatctatcaacggaaaaacgcacttcaacccagatggaaaggacctttccaggtacttctaaccactaattctgctgttcgttgccaaggtcaccaaatgtggactcacgcctcgcactgcaagaaggtatcacctccattggaccccgaagcagctgtattccaaccaaggttgggatctttccctgaggccaaggacaaagaccctcaggacctcactcaggcaagtgaggagcatcagggtgcaagtgctagtaacctctcccctgaacccaacacctcagcccagccggattcatcagttgaagaacgaagatatcttcggcctcgaagaaagtgaatgctcccattcggaagatcaccacctcgatcaagaccaagagccgacattatcagtcctttaggtaacttaagcccagaggacgaagaaagactttggctgccatcctgggtttggctggtagtgttctttttcttactggtgctggttatgtttgttatTAAGATTCTTtatccctcctgtatctaaaaatggcactgatgtccttatatatcacacttgggtatctcagtatcacccaaggggggtgggagaaaaatttgtatttgcagatctcccatgcggtagctcaagctggaaataaaagtgactgctggatatgctctcacagcccagcacacctacaccaaggaatcccaatgatcggagtaccaatatccctccagcaatggggaaaaataaacggcggcttcgttagacactactcgttagctgcccatcggtccgctcctaaagaatggagggccacccctgctaactggataatctccccaagagtagaggcgcctttctgttacagatccaacaacacaggagcttataataaagccacacctgtaggacactaccctcattgcctaactactctagattatagccctagtagcaccagtggaatcctgttgggtaacgtaccctctctcaattatacaggattcatggtctacaacttttctaaggaacctcatgttgctctcattgcaaacagatcggaattttacattcactccaattttacttcttataatatatctcggtacagcaggatagcagctgaacgtggaccgtcctatacg
This genomic window contains:
- the LOC132246804 gene encoding uncharacterized protein LOC132246804, which gives rise to MALMSLYITLGYLSITQGGWEKNLYLQISHAVAQAGNKSDCWICSHSPAHLHQGIPMIGVPISLQQWGKINGGFVRHYSLAAHRSAPKEWRATPANWIISPRVEAPFCYRSNNTGAYNKATPVGHYPHCLTTLDYSPSSTSGILLGNVPSLNYTGFMVYNFSKEPHVALIANRSEFYIHSNFTSYNISRYSRIAAERGPSYTMHINQKCRIGHNNCRDLSTLSAPGLYWLCGNRAHKILPWNWVGACTLGRVIPGFEMHSAIYLEQVKNFNHHMKRAVNPLATRNTGFHRFVRTFIPWLGVRELELAIINISATMEAMGNATADAIQALQKEISQISQVTIQHRIALDYLLVSQGGVRALVNSTCCVYINQDMRIETDIRKI